The following nucleotide sequence is from Trifolium pratense cultivar HEN17-A07 linkage group LG2, ARS_RC_1.1, whole genome shotgun sequence.
AATCAACTGGTGTGATCAATTATTATGTGTAATTGTGTCCTATTGCTATAGCAGCAGATCTGATCTGAAAATAGAATCATGAGGCCACCATTAAGCGCACGCCCaagctttttttctttttttagaatttcactctttaaatgaataaatgaatatttctAAATTTAAAGTTCAACTTAACTTATGAATATTGTAAGAAAGTTTTTGTTCCCACTTCCAAGTTTCTCTTCTCACACAAAAACAGacaaaaaacttcgatttctatTTACCGGAGTTTTCTGCGTTATTTGCGTGAGAAAAGAAACTTGAAGGGTGGGCACAAAAACTTTCATATTGTAATGTTACTATCATGAGCACTTTTAAGTTTAAGAGgagatgataaaaaataaaataattcacccaaaaaaatatgagattaattttactttttttttcaatgttatttttttcaatatatcAAACTAACAAATCCTAGAAGACTTACTATCCCATTACACCTGAAGACAGATAAAATTCTTATTCATTCATCTTCACACCATATACATCcccaaatataaatatataagctTACTAACTTAAGTACTTAACAAACACATTAGTACTAACATATGACTTAATGAAAAACAAAACCAGAAGTTAACAAACACATTAGTACTAACATATGAGTAATCTAAGTATCCCTTTTCGACTGCTTCAATCTAGGAACATTCCTATGAAGCACGATACATACACTGACATTGAACATGAatactgacacgtcgacactgaTAATATTTTATCAATGTCAGACACCGACACGTATCTGACACCGAAACACCCCTAATCCaaggagtgtccgtgcttcataggaaCATTCACTGACATTTCCCAACTCAATGAAGAGTTCAAAGTTCTTGACAAAATTGGTACAATCTCATCCATTTCAGGACGATCAACCGGATCCTTCTTCAAACAATGATCAATAATTTCAATCACAAACATAGCAAGTTCAATTGGATAATTTCCTTCCAATGAAGAATCCATAAACTCCTTCAACTTCTCATCACAACTTTCCTTACCAACTATTCCACTCAAAACATCAAACAAATTCCCACCAtcttttgataaaataaaaccaaCCTCCTTTCCTGTAATCATTTCCAACATCAACACACCAAATGCATAAACATCAATCTTAGTAGAAACAATACCATTTTCTAAATACTCTGGTGCCATGCAACCTCTTGTTCCAACAATATGTCTTGTAGCAACAAATTCTTCATCATTTTCAACTCCTTGAACACATCTTGCAAGCCTTAAATTTGAAACCTTTGCTTTGAAATCATTGTCAAGAAGAATGTTACTACACTTTAGATCCTTATGAATATATGGATTAGAATTAAAACTATGAAGATATTCAACTCCTATAGCAACATCTAATGCAATCTTTATTCTTTGAATCCAACTTAGAAACTTTTTTTCATCATTCATTTTGTTAGAAAATATCCATTCATTCAATGCTCCATTTGTAGCATACTCATAAACAAGATACCAATGTCCTTCATTGAAGCTTAAACCCGAAAGCCGAATAACATTAGAATGATTAACTTTGTTAAGAATTTGTATCTCTTTCGAAACATCTCCTTCTGTTTTCTTAATTGCAGCTAAATCGCCGTTAATAACACCGCGATAAACATTTCCTTTAATCAAACAACTCGGACTAAAATCGTCTGTGGCAACCTtaatttcatcaaaatcataCACTTTGAAAGATTGAGCTATACCAGATATAATAATCTCtaacaatttttcttcttctttcttcacCGGTTTCTCTTTCGCCTCATAACTAGTACTCTCGGAAACatttgccaaaaaattatttttctttttaccctttttgaagaaaataaaaccaTATAGAACCAATGCTAAAGCTAAAACTACAACTCCTCCAAGTACTCCAATCACAACATAAACCCAAGTTTTATTCGATGTTTTATCGGTTGAAGAAGGCGAGGACGATGAAGGAGAAGGTTGTTGAGGTGGCGAAACCGAAACTGTTTGAATTTGAGAACTTGAAGGCTTATCaaaaagaggaacaagaagTGTTGTAAAAGGATAAATTGTAGCTTGTGTTAAAGTAAGTGAATTAGCTACAAGAGTGGTTTTGAAGTTAACACCAAATTTTTCACTAATTAGTGAAACAGAATCACCCCAATTAACCAAATAacttaaaagatattttatgtttttttcagTTTGATTCTTTGTAGGACAAGCACATCTAAGAGGAACAAGTAATTTTCTACCAGGATATATATCACTAGGATTATGATTTTCATGCATCAAAGCTTGACAAGTTGAAAGACCTTCAAAAGTGTTATTAGCTACTAAAAAATAAGTGTCTGTGTTTTGAAAAACATAGGTTGTATTTGCTTGATAATAGTTACCTGAACAAGAACAATTAACAGGAACAATTACCATTTTGTTTGTTTCGAATGTTTCGTTTAAAGAAACGGAGTTTATTTCGGCGAGTTGAGATGGATTTGAGCCTAGTAAAGATGATATTGTTGAAACTGAGGAGTAAATTGGTTGAGTTCTGAAGGTGAGGTATGCTTGGCATGTTTGAGTTTCGCCGTTACATGTGTAGCCTCGGATTGATTTTGCATCGCCTTTTCGAGGACATGCTGTTGTTCCTAAACCAATGTATGGTTGTTGTCCTAGGATGATGGAGATGTTGGTGATAAAGAAGAGAGTGAAAATGAAGAGAGGGGTGAAGGGAAAGAGATGCATTGTCATTGCTTGGTTGTAGAGAGAATTAATGTCATGTAATGTATATAAATGAAGTCTTTTGGTAGATCGACGCCTTATATATTGAAGGCGTGTGTGTTGATGTCTGACACAGACACatgttatatttaattattattgatGTGTCAGTACAGTGTTGGTGTCTGTGTGCCGATATTTCGTATTGCTTAATTATATGAGACTATGAGTGATTCATAGGTTAGAGTTttggaaataaaagaaaatttctgAGAAGAAACCTGGAGTGTGGTGATTTGATTATTGAAGTTGAATTGGTGGTTAAAATATTAGCAAAATAGGGTTAGGCTTGAATTGTTATTGACTAatagtattataaaaaaaattctacgaAAGCAttccaaataataatatttatcatTGCTTGGATGATACTCCGTTTACTTGACTATCTGCCTTatctatattttaaataataattagcttatgaaaataatacAAACGTTTTATagccaagaaaaaaaatacaaaagttgATTTCATCACAGAGTACCTTTCAAATTACAGGAGAAAAAAATACCGAGAGTCAactttattgaattttttttttctctatttcaaTCTTATCTCActtctattatatatatttcattattCACAAATGTTAAGTCGACACAAAAATCAGCATCAATGTAACTATGAGTTATGTCATATCTTTcaagtataaataaattatgttggAGTGTACTTCTAATACCTAATAcctatttgttattttaatttattttttttgtatttttttgtttttatattatataatatattgtcattaaaaaaaaatacacactcATATCTAGCATATTTcataaaatgttgatttttttcccTCTAATTAATAACACTCATCTTCACGatttaatctaattttttttaacaaaaataaactcAATGCATATTATAGAATATGTCGTCCTTGCTAAAGaatgagcaaccatattcgATTATTGCTTAATAAACTTGACCTCAAAGTTGTTATTCAATAATAGTAATTGATATGGCAAATCAAAATACTAAACTTGGATAATCCATCTTacctaaaagaaaaaagagaaaaaaaatataggccGGGTCAGTGTTTTTACCGGCCAATCAAAACCGTTCGTTTCGTGAAATAATTTCGGTTAACAttaattatctttctttttccttAAATGCATCTTTCACCCTTAAAATGGTAAATTCTTATttcactttctcaccacaatgCACCTAAAATTTGCAAACATTCAAAGTCAAGCAATTGTGTTGACAAATGAACTCGACAAAAAGGTTAAGAAAAACCACAATATTTCAACCCACTTCCTTTGATAGAGAAAAACGTCACAATATTTGACTAAGTAGTATATTGGCAGCACCCCATAGACATAAAATTAGTTTGGTGACAAGCAACTCACAATATTGAAGCAGAACACACTACTCTAGCACCAGCAACTTAcgaagcaccgacactcctcagattaggcgtgtcggacacgtgtcggtgtctgtgtctgacaccgacacttataattacactaaattatgttacttttccaaatttttatccGTGTCGATGTGTCagtgtctgtgtcgtgtccggtgtccgtgtcTGTATTCGTGATTCATAGCTAGCAGCACACACATGTCTATGTCTATGTGGTACGATATTTTTATGTCAATCATTTTGTTGTGTTGTAGGAAACTTCTTTCAACCTTCCTTGTTACTTGATGCTGAATACTGTGTCACATTCACACCTTGTGTGCTACACTCACTCTCTACTGGTATAACAATCCGTGACATATAAAAAATatctatacttttttattttattttttttttcataaattgtgATAGGTGTTTATATAGACATGGCAAAATGGACCAATCCACTCCACCTCGTCATTAACCCGTTTAAAAAGAGGAAAAACGGACCAACTAGATGTGTAGAGTTGAAAATTCCACTCTGCTCCGATTTATGGCGGGTTATCCCTTCATTTTTActatactagtataacttacatTCCCGTGCTATagcccgggttaatgttctatgaaaaatatagatcattttttttcacacatgaaaaatatggattattaaatttttaatattgtaatttttttaattatttgtaaaattaattttatatttaatgtaatagtttatttaaatatgataaaagatccaaattttggagattttaaggagaaatggcataatggagagtgatacttCACTCCtcgttcccaactcacatgttcatatatttgttcttttattttcataaaaaaaatgtcattatgcaaaaactaatttaacggttaatatatttgttcttaatcgtcatctctctcctttagacatttgttttcttcaggagtattttatctcatgtccccgtgtgaaaaaatttcacatttgagaagcaaaatgggacgattttaattttaatattatttatttaaaagtaatgaacagtagaattgtttgtcatttgcttgacacaaaaaaaaaattatataatttttttaagcatatctcatttgttaatgtgcaaattttaaaaaatgtatctatttgtttttatttttatttgtttattttacagtgatgtatggagaataaaaataaagtaatacatgatattattgcttttaattctttttttttatatatataaaatcattgttacttgccctgctttcaattgatatcgtattttttatataataaaatctacaaatgtatgtctcaccccgtgtaagttattttttgcttaatacctccatgtaggttatattttttttatcaatacccccgtattttaatattttgtttggtacaaatcactatgtatttttttttattagaaaaaccacATTAAGGTAAAtcataattaatagaataataaaatgaaatagaaaaataatctatgaagtcaattacttcattccttttatatttcagacaatgacacatttttctctactttataagtatgaagtttaagaataattttttttaagcatctcaatttctcaattccacatttttccaattcattctatagtatagtcattcgaggagtttctattattttatcagtgtatttgttaaatatcatatgaaaaattagacaaataaaaaaataatgagtaaaaaaatagagtacaacatttatttataaataatagtaaaaaaaacatttataagcatgatttaaatccaataaaaaataatatgaacaacaattcttttttaataagtaaacatatgattaaaaaaaatgacaataaaatataaaaaatataaataaatacttaaaactctaacatcaattgataatacttaatcctaatttgaataacaaacaatgttgttcttccgtatatggacctgcaaataaagatttataactcaaaattagtacaattttctgattgtagaattaaacttgaatattttatccactcctctgttcccaatccaGATGTTATTTATCCCTCGTAGTCATCTTCATCAGTCTCTGCAAGAAtccaaatagtaaataaaagttacaaagatagatgaataatattttggcttcttaaaaagaagtttacaatttctaccaaaaaaaaaaaagtttacaaaatattattgactttagaaaagaaaatgatttctcttttttatgttgaatcCTCTTATTGTAGCCTAGcacaaataaacaaaatacctgcaaagaaaaacaaataaaatttagatttcattccacttgagagcaacaaaaattatattgaacaaataaataagaaataaccaacaatagcaatagattGAAAATAGAGAAGGGGCGCTGAGACACTCAATGACTCTCACTCTTACATGTTGAcccgtatatatagaaactatagtaggtttttggtccttaatttttgaaatttccatccatttcagcattgatttaatttaatcaatatatattctaaaaatgagttggtcaataatcaaaagtttccatacgtaaaatttcaattgtatcaaaatattaatatatagacatttgttcataaaacctgattgagcaatttctataaaaaaaaaaaaaactcttgtgggatatataaaaaaaatattacgtaaaaaaactccattgtttggtatatataaaatttcatatataatactttcataaaaaaaaattcatgtataatattttgtattttatatgtatatatatatatatattaatgagatataattatttatatttgaatttgagttatttccttttaaaattatttttaataggtgcattaaatacgatttataaacaataattgagaaatgattgaatttccaaattagccaaagattctaagtaaaatgatatcatcatgtattagagaaattgcaaaggccttcatagttagccacataggaattggagaaatattagaatgccacataagacatggatcaatGAAATGGTGTCACATAGGAATAAgactatgagagagaaactcctaaacatataaataatagattaattaaaatatatccAAAAAATGTTGAAAgtggaaaaaatataaaaaaaccaatttaagaaaattgaaatataaaatatacaacTAACGAGGccactaaaaatataaaaattattgttcaaATGTTTTAACATCTTAACATCTATAATAAGTGTACCCAAACAAAACTATAAAAAGTCCACGAGTTCacaatttacaaaatattataaacatagaggttaaaattataaaaact
It contains:
- the LOC123909439 gene encoding lysM domain receptor-like kinase 4, producing the protein MTMHLFPFTPLFIFTLFFITNISIILGQQPYIGLGTTACPRKGDAKSIRGYTCNGETQTCQAYLTFRTQPIYSSVSTISSLLGSNPSQLAEINSVSLNETFETNKMVIVPVNCSCSGNYYQANTTYVFQNTDTYFLVANNTFEGLSTCQALMHENHNPSDIYPGRKLLVPLRCACPTKNQTEKNIKYLLSYLVNWGDSVSLISEKFGVNFKTTLVANSLTLTQATIYPFTTLLVPLFDKPSSSQIQTVSVSPPQQPSPSSSSPSSTDKTSNKTWVYVVIGVLGGVVVLALALVLYGFIFFKKGKKKNNFLANVSESTSYEAKEKPVKKEEEKLLEIIISGIAQSFKVYDFDEIKVATDDFSPSCLIKGNVYRGVINGDLAAIKKTEGDVSKEIQILNKVNHSNVIRLSGLSFNEGHWYLVYEYATNGALNEWIFSNKMNDEKKFLSWIQRIKIALDVAIGVEYLHSFNSNPYIHKDLKCSNILLDNDFKAKVSNLRLARCVQGVENDEEFVATRHIVGTRGCMAPEYLENGIVSTKIDVYAFGVLMLEMITGKEVGFILSKDGGNLFDVLSGIVGKESCDEKLKEFMDSSLEGNYPIELAMFVIEIIDHCLKKDPVDRPEMDEIVPILSRTLNSSLSWEMSVNVPMKHGHSLD